The sequence GTAGCCAACGGGTGCTGCATAGGGTGCCAGTCTGGGAACTCCGGCCAGATAGGGACTAATGCCCTGCAGTTCTGCTAATATGGTATTGTCGGGAGTCATCGGCAATTAGACTATAAATTTGTTAAAAAGTTTAATGGTTCAGGACAAAATCTTCTATTTTTTTAACAGCATGGTGATAGGATGCTTTAAGGGCACCTTCTGATGTTTCCAGAACCCGGCTCATTTCTTCATAAGGCATTTCATCATAATACCGAAGGTTAAACACAACCCTTTGTTTTTCAGGCAGTTTCTGGATCGCCAACTGGAGCTTCCATTCAATTTTATTAGCATCGAAGTCCTTATCGGCCTTCACCTGATTGCTAAGACCTTCCTCAATATCACCAAGAGGTACAGCAGCTCTTTTTTTCTTCTGTTCCAGGAAACTGAGGCATTCATTAGTGGCGATCCGGTACAACCAGGTATACAATCGGGCGTCTTCCCTGAAATTATCTAGGCCATTCCAAACCCGTATGAATACATTTTGTAATACATCATTACTGTCATCATGGTCTACCAGCATTCTACGTACATG comes from Flavihumibacter fluvii and encodes:
- a CDS encoding RNA polymerase sigma factor, whose product is MSMAIEDSELLNMFRDPVSREKAYTAIIRKYQERLYWHVRRMLVDHDDSNDVLQNVFIRVWNGLDNFREDARLYTWLYRIATNECLSFLEQKKKRAAVPLGDIEEGLSNQVKADKDFDANKIEWKLQLAIQKLPEKQRVVFNLRYYDEMPYEEMSRVLETSEGALKASYHHAVKKIEDFVLNH